From Methanosarcina lacustris Z-7289, one genomic window encodes:
- a CDS encoding DUF21 domain-containing protein — protein sequence MNEIITWILIALCLTQSAIFSGLTIGIFGLGRLRLEIEAEAGNKNAIKILQVRRDSNFLLTTMLWGNVGVNVLIALLTDSVMAGTSAFLFSTIGITCFGEIAPQAYFSRNALVLGAKLTPLVRFYQTLLYPVAKPTALILDWWLGREKLDLFREQAMRIMLEKHIESGKTDIGTFEGIGALNFLSIDDVNISDEGSIIDQRSIISLPVKNNRPVFPSFNREPSDSFLQKIEASGKKWVIVTNPADEPVMVLDADGFLRDVVYKKGPFIPLSYCHFPVVVKSPKTRLEKVIRQFKVYPQYPEDDVIDQDLILYWGEEKRIVTGSDILGRLLRGIVVECDMGSGCEIPPEKQPGLVRRTAFKKDRSKENIEQGKK from the coding sequence ATGAATGAAATCATTACCTGGATACTAATTGCACTTTGCCTGACACAGTCTGCGATTTTTTCAGGGTTGACGATCGGTATTTTCGGTCTTGGAAGGCTGAGGCTTGAGATTGAAGCCGAAGCGGGTAACAAAAATGCAATTAAAATTCTGCAGGTCCGTCGTGACTCCAATTTCCTGCTTACTACCATGCTCTGGGGAAACGTAGGCGTAAATGTGCTTATTGCTCTACTTACAGATTCCGTAATGGCAGGAACCTCAGCTTTTCTCTTCTCGACCATTGGCATTACCTGTTTCGGAGAGATTGCACCCCAGGCTTATTTTTCCAGGAACGCGCTTGTGCTTGGGGCAAAACTGACTCCTCTTGTCCGCTTTTACCAGACACTGCTCTATCCGGTGGCAAAACCGACAGCGCTTATTCTTGATTGGTGGCTTGGCAGGGAAAAACTTGATCTGTTCAGAGAGCAGGCAATGAGGATTATGCTCGAAAAACATATCGAGTCCGGGAAGACCGATATAGGCACTTTTGAAGGGATAGGAGCCCTGAACTTTCTTTCCATAGATGATGTAAATATTTCGGACGAAGGCTCTATAATAGATCAGAGAAGCATTATCTCTCTTCCTGTGAAAAATAACCGCCCTGTTTTTCCGTCATTCAACAGAGAACCGTCTGACTCCTTCCTGCAGAAAATAGAAGCATCCGGAAAAAAATGGGTAATCGTCACCAACCCGGCAGATGAGCCTGTAATGGTACTGGATGCGGACGGCTTCCTGCGGGATGTGGTGTATAAAAAAGGTCCTTTTATCCCGCTTTCTTACTGTCATTTCCCTGTAGTGGTAAAGTCTCCGAAAACCAGGCTTGAGAAAGTAATTCGGCAGTTCAAGGTATATCCACAGTACCCGGAAGACGATGTAATTGACCAGGACCTCATTCTTTACTGGGGCGAAGAAAAGCGTATTGTAACCGGGTCAGATATTCTGGGCCGTCTACTCCGCGGAATTGTAGTCGAATGCGATATGGGTTCAGGATGTGAGATACCTCCTGAAAAACAGCCGGGCCTTGTCAGGAGGACAGCTTTCAAGAAAGATAGAAGCAAAGAAAATATAGAACAAGGAAAGAAATAA